A genomic region of Chthoniobacterales bacterium contains the following coding sequences:
- a CDS encoding flavoprotein — MTTPKTIVLGVGGSIAAYKAADLTSRLAKRGHDVQVVMTKSATEFVTPLTFKTLSRNPVTTSVFDEKESWHPGHIDLADRAALLLIAPATANLLAKLANGIADDALTSIALATPAPLLIAPAMNGKMWLHSATQENVARLRARGVAFIGPEEGLLACGYEGIGRLWNVEDIAARAEEILHAKIA, encoded by the coding sequence ATGACGACGCCGAAGACCATCGTTCTCGGCGTAGGCGGTTCCATCGCCGCCTACAAGGCCGCAGACCTCACGAGCCGCCTCGCCAAGCGCGGCCACGACGTGCAGGTCGTGATGACGAAGAGCGCGACCGAGTTCGTCACTCCCCTCACCTTCAAGACCCTCTCGCGCAATCCCGTCACGACGTCCGTCTTCGACGAAAAGGAATCCTGGCATCCCGGCCATATCGACCTCGCCGATCGCGCCGCGCTTCTCCTCATTGCGCCGGCCACCGCGAACCTTCTCGCCAAGCTCGCGAACGGCATCGCCGACGACGCGCTCACCTCCATCGCTCTCGCCACGCCCGCGCCATTGCTCATCGCTCCCGCGATGAACGGCAAGATGTGGCTCCATTCCGCGACGCAGGAAAACGTCGCGCGATTGCGAGCTCGCGGCGTCGCCTTCATCGGCCCCGAGGAAGGTCTCCTCGCCTGCGGCTACGAAGGCATCGGCCGGCTGTGGAACGTCGAGGACATCGCCGCTCGCGCGGAGGAAATTCTCCACGCGAAGATCGCCTGA
- a CDS encoding PIN domain-containing protein encodes MPASSPELLPSLNHVFVDFENVRQIDLAVLGLERTRVTLLVGANEKKLQVELVEQLFIHAASVQFVRLLSSGRNALDLTLAYYLGRAAATEPATHYHIVSKDKDFDPLQEYLQSQGIAIRRCDAFSDLPFLKSAPAKPKAAVTTTKSKKITPPSPKALPPPSVISAKAADLREHLRTHGKQRPRTRQKLERFVIAHLGQKLTPAQAGVRIAELERAGALTIDEKGRVAWKLS; translated from the coding sequence ATGCCCGCGTCCTCCCCCGAGCTTCTGCCATCGCTAAATCACGTCTTCGTGGACTTCGAGAACGTGCGGCAAATCGATCTCGCTGTCCTTGGATTGGAACGCACGCGCGTGACGTTGCTCGTCGGCGCGAACGAAAAGAAACTGCAGGTCGAGCTTGTCGAGCAGCTCTTCATCCACGCGGCGTCTGTGCAATTCGTGCGGCTACTCTCCTCCGGCCGCAACGCGCTGGACCTGACGCTGGCCTACTACCTCGGTCGCGCCGCGGCCACCGAGCCGGCAACCCATTACCACATCGTCTCGAAAGACAAGGATTTCGATCCGCTCCAGGAATATCTCCAGAGCCAGGGGATCGCGATCCGTCGGTGCGACGCCTTCTCGGATCTGCCGTTCTTGAAATCCGCCCCGGCGAAGCCAAAGGCCGCCGTAACGACAACGAAATCGAAAAAAATCACGCCACCTTCGCCCAAAGCATTGCCGCCGCCATCGGTGATCTCCGCCAAGGCAGCGGACCTGCGGGAGCACCTGCGCACCCATGGGAAACAGCGGCCGCGCACGAGGCAGAAGCTCGAGCGATTCGTGATTGCCCATCTCGGCCAGAAGCTCACGCCCGCGCAGGCAGGCGTGAGAATCGCGGAACTCGAAAGGGCCGGCGCTCTCACGATCGACGAAAAAGGCCGGGTGGCGTGGAAATTGAGCTAA
- the trxA gene encoding thioredoxin has protein sequence MASANVIEFTDANFADEVLAAGTPVLVDFWAPWCGPCRMIAPLIDEIADEKAGVVKVGKVNVDDNPEISAKYRIQAIPTILIFKAGEKKDQITGLTSKGDLVAKLDAAA, from the coding sequence ATGGCCAGCGCTAACGTCATCGAATTCACCGACGCCAATTTTGCCGACGAGGTTCTCGCCGCGGGAACTCCGGTTCTCGTCGACTTCTGGGCCCCGTGGTGCGGTCCGTGCCGCATGATCGCTCCTCTCATCGACGAGATCGCCGATGAAAAGGCGGGCGTCGTGAAAGTCGGCAAGGTGAACGTGGATGACAACCCGGAGATCTCCGCGAAGTATCGCATCCAGGCGATTCCGACGATCCTGATCTTCAAGGCTGGCGAAAAGAAGGACCAGATCACCGGTCTCACCAGCAAGGGCGACCTTGTCGCCAAGCTGGACGCCGCGGCGTAG
- a CDS encoding methyltransferase domain-containing protein produces the protein MSRRAFDPAVPECMDVAQPVTPALERDLANLVTLNRVFGSHALVLGHLRPRLHRRLRPWRILDLATASGDIPRAIARWAARAGVPVTIDAVDFQASTLAIARRLSTDFPNITYHEGDIRTFGADDIRDADFAFRDADSAAWDVVLCSLALHHFTEADATGVLRRVAALASRHALVADLRRCAHGTLGVDLLTATVMREPMTVTDARMSVRRAFSYEEFAALARAAGWERFGHARRFCFRQAMWMDRAFS, from the coding sequence ATGAGTCGCCGCGCCTTCGACCCCGCCGTGCCCGAGTGCATGGACGTCGCCCAACCCGTCACGCCCGCGCTGGAGCGGGACCTCGCGAATCTCGTGACGCTCAACCGCGTCTTCGGCAGTCACGCACTCGTGCTCGGGCATCTGCGGCCGCGCCTGCATCGGCGGCTGAGGCCATGGCGCATCCTCGATCTCGCCACGGCGTCCGGCGACATCCCGCGCGCGATTGCCCGCTGGGCGGCCCGGGCCGGTGTGCCGGTGACGATCGACGCCGTGGATTTCCAGGCCTCGACGCTCGCAATCGCGCGGCGGCTTTCGACGGACTTTCCGAACATCACCTACCACGAGGGCGACATCCGCACCTTCGGCGCCGACGACATCCGCGACGCCGACTTCGCGTTCAGGGACGCCGATTCCGCGGCGTGGGACGTCGTGCTCTGCTCGCTCGCGCTGCATCATTTCACCGAGGCGGACGCGACCGGCGTGCTGCGCCGCGTGGCCGCCCTTGCCTCGCGCCACGCGCTCGTCGCGGATCTCCGCCGCTGCGCCCACGGCACGCTCGGCGTGGACCTGCTGACGGCGACGGTGATGCGCGAGCCGATGACGGTGACGGACGCGCGGATGTCCGTGCGGCGCGCGTTTTCATACGAGGAATTCGCGGCCCTTGCGCGCGCGGCGGGCTGGGAGCGCTTCGGCCACGCGCGGCGTTTCTGCTTCCGCCAGGCGATGTGGATGGACCGCGCGTTTTCCTGA
- a CDS encoding polyphenol oxidase family protein: MSAVAAESAPALDALPGVRAAFLPRIPGIDVMADRETALARLAPVHAELIAGLGFPAPVLAEQVHGNVVTVVDAAAPMPAAGADGLATATPGLALGIYVADCAAVWLVDPRRRAIALAHSGRKGTEENILGRAVDVLRQSFGTEPADLVGVLSPCIRPPHYEVDFAATITEQARAAGIGAWHDAGTCTASQPERYYSYRRERGQTGRMLALLMLEG; the protein is encoded by the coding sequence ATGTCCGCCGTCGCCGCCGAATCCGCTCCCGCGCTCGATGCCCTGCCGGGGGTGCGCGCCGCATTCCTGCCCCGCATTCCGGGTATCGACGTGATGGCCGATCGGGAGACGGCCCTCGCCCGGCTGGCCCCGGTGCATGCGGAGCTGATCGCCGGGCTGGGATTCCCGGCGCCGGTGCTGGCGGAGCAGGTGCATGGCAATGTGGTGACGGTGGTGGACGCGGCCGCGCCGATGCCGGCGGCGGGGGCGGACGGCCTGGCCACGGCGACGCCGGGACTGGCGCTGGGCATTTACGTGGCGGATTGCGCGGCGGTGTGGCTGGTGGATCCCCGCCGGCGGGCGATCGCGCTGGCGCATTCGGGCCGCAAGGGCACGGAGGAGAACATCCTCGGCCGGGCGGTGGACGTGCTGCGGCAAAGCTTCGGCACGGAGCCGGCGGATCTCGTGGGCGTGCTGAGCCCGTGCATTCGGCCGCCGCATTACGAGGTGGACTTCGCGGCGACGATCACGGAGCAGGCGCGGGCGGCGGGCATCGGCGCGTGGCACGATGCGGGGACGTGCACGGCCTCCCAGCCGGAGCGCTACTATTCCTATCGGCGCGAGCGGGGCCAGACGGGCCGGATGCTGGCGCTGCTGATGCTGGAGGGCTGA
- a CDS encoding type II secretion system F family protein, with amino-acid sequence MPNFTYVALDARGQQVTGVIEAASQNEAVGALRQQGYFPKSVDVESKASKAKVAKAAAKSPAAKGASFSLFKKQTVKGKILMIFTRQLATLIDAGLPLLRSLTVLAGQEKDVVLRSTITQIAESVQGGSTFSDSLSVHPKIFNKLYVNMVKAGELGGVLELVLLRLAEFQEKAQKIKNKVVSAMFYPVIVLFIAIAILTFLLVFIVPKFEAIFADMLNGKPLPALTQFVINSSNLLKNNIVAVVAVIIVAIVAYKLIARTPKGIRMIDMFMLKAPLFGDLTRKSAISRFSRTLGTLVTSGVPILQALIITRETAGNVIISDAITKVHDAVKEGESIVAPLEASGVFPPMVISMIDVGEETGQLPEMLLKVAEVYDDEVDNAVQGLTSLLEPIMIVFLAVVVGTIVVALFMPLISIISGLQGGGGAS; translated from the coding sequence ATGCCAAATTTTACCTACGTCGCCCTCGACGCGCGCGGTCAGCAAGTCACTGGCGTCATCGAAGCCGCCTCTCAGAACGAAGCCGTAGGCGCCCTGCGCCAGCAGGGATATTTTCCGAAGTCGGTTGACGTCGAGTCGAAGGCCTCGAAAGCCAAGGTCGCCAAGGCGGCGGCTAAATCCCCAGCCGCCAAGGGAGCCAGCTTCTCGCTTTTCAAGAAGCAGACCGTCAAGGGCAAGATCCTCATGATCTTCACCCGCCAGCTGGCCACGCTCATCGATGCCGGTTTGCCGCTCCTCCGCAGTCTCACGGTGCTGGCCGGTCAGGAGAAGGACGTCGTTCTTCGCTCCACGATCACCCAGATTGCCGAGTCCGTGCAGGGCGGCAGCACGTTCTCCGACAGTCTATCGGTCCACCCGAAGATCTTCAACAAGCTCTACGTGAACATGGTGAAGGCCGGTGAGCTCGGCGGTGTGCTCGAGCTCGTCCTGCTGCGTCTCGCCGAATTCCAGGAAAAGGCGCAGAAGATCAAGAACAAGGTCGTCTCCGCGATGTTCTACCCGGTGATCGTTCTGTTCATCGCCATCGCGATTCTCACCTTCCTGCTCGTGTTCATCGTGCCGAAGTTCGAAGCGATCTTCGCAGACATGCTCAACGGCAAGCCGCTCCCGGCCCTCACGCAGTTCGTCATCAATTCGAGCAACCTGCTCAAGAACAACATCGTGGCCGTCGTTGCGGTCATCATTGTCGCCATCGTCGCCTACAAGCTGATCGCCCGCACTCCGAAGGGCATTCGCATGATCGACATGTTCATGCTCAAGGCGCCGCTCTTCGGCGACCTCACGCGCAAGAGCGCAATCTCCCGTTTCAGCCGCACGCTCGGCACGCTCGTCACCAGCGGTGTTCCGATCCTGCAGGCCCTCATCATCACTCGCGAGACCGCGGGCAACGTGATCATCTCGGATGCCATCACGAAGGTTCACGACGCCGTCAAGGAAGGTGAATCGATCGTCGCCCCGCTCGAGGCCAGCGGCGTTTTTCCGCCCATGGTCATCAGCATGATCGACGTCGGTGAAGAGACCGGTCAGCTCCCCGAGATGCTTCTCAAGGTCGCGGAAGTCTACGACGACGAAGTCGACAACGCCGTGCAGGGCCTCACCTCCCTTCTCGAGCCGATCATGATCGTGTTCCTCGCCGTCGTGGTCGGAACGATTGTCGTCGCGCTCTTCATGCCGCTTATCAGCATCATCAGCGGCCTGCAGGGCGGTGGTGGCGCCAGCTAA
- a CDS encoding YicC/YloC family endoribonuclease, whose translation MNSMTGYGRGEAVDADMRCVVECASVNRKGLEVACQIPRELAALELVIRDQVSRRVTRGRVNVAITLTTTEAASTAEIDRALARDLLREIRTLQAELSLAGEVDINTLLAVPGVIRTAQQSAADHRDIISRALADALTALVAMRINEGANLRRDLEARLDTLRANRAQMATLAPAIVTRYRDDLRARVEHAGVHLPVDDTRLATEIALFAERCDVSEELTRLDSHFAQFAEKCASDEPVGRAMEFLTQEIYRELNTLGSKAGDSALTRLVVDSKVELDKIREQVLNVE comes from the coding sequence ATGAATAGCATGACCGGATATGGACGCGGCGAAGCCGTCGATGCGGACATGCGTTGCGTCGTCGAATGTGCGTCCGTGAATCGCAAGGGCCTCGAGGTCGCCTGCCAGATCCCGCGCGAGCTCGCCGCGCTGGAACTTGTCATCCGCGACCAGGTTTCCCGTCGCGTCACCCGCGGCCGCGTAAACGTCGCCATCACGCTCACGACGACCGAGGCCGCCTCCACCGCCGAGATCGACCGCGCCCTCGCCCGCGATCTCCTGCGCGAGATTCGCACATTGCAGGCCGAGCTTTCGCTCGCCGGCGAGGTCGACATCAATACGCTGCTCGCCGTGCCGGGCGTGATCCGCACCGCGCAGCAGAGCGCCGCCGATCATCGCGACATCATTTCCCGCGCCCTTGCCGACGCGCTCACCGCGCTCGTCGCCATGCGCATCAACGAAGGCGCGAACCTCCGCCGCGACCTCGAAGCCCGGCTCGACACGCTCCGCGCAAATCGCGCGCAGATGGCCACGCTCGCCCCGGCGATCGTCACGCGTTACCGCGACGACCTGCGCGCGCGCGTCGAGCACGCCGGCGTGCATCTGCCCGTCGACGACACGCGCCTCGCGACCGAGATCGCACTCTTCGCCGAACGTTGCGATGTCTCCGAGGAACTCACGCGCCTCGACAGTCACTTCGCGCAATTCGCCGAGAAGTGCGCCAGCGACGAACCGGTCGGCCGCGCCATGGAATTCCTCACGCAGGAAATTTATCGCGAACTCAACACCCTCGGCTCGAAGGCCGGCGACAGCGCGCTCACGCGGCTTGTCGTGGACTCCAAGGTGGAACTCGATAAGATTCGCGAACAGGTTCTCAATGTCGAATAG
- a CDS encoding N-6 DNA methylase, with amino-acid sequence MFEQAFRNIDDVLRKEAGCTTELDYTEQTSWLLFLKYLDGLERDRADQAALDGKAHAPILEEAYRWEAWAAPKGADGKIDHHALRVGDDLVEFVDRQLFPYLHGFKQRATGPNTIEYKIGEIFGEIKNKVRSGYNLREIIDAIDALRFRSQAEKHELSALYEEKIKRMGNAGRNGGEYYTPRPLIRAMIAVTAPRIGQRIYDGACGSAGFLCEAFDYLRQGQLSVADFQTLQTRTLYGKEKKSLAYVIAIMNLILHGIEAPNIIHTNTLSENLADIQEKDRYDIVLANPPFGGKERPEVQQNFPIRTGETAFLFLQHFIKILKAGGRGAIVIKNTFLSNTDNASVSLRKLLLESCDLHTVLDCPGGTFQGAGVKTVVLFFEKGRATRRVWYYQLDPGRNLGKTNPLNDADLADFVELQKTFADSPKSWSVDAAGLDRATWDLSVKNPNAAEEIAHRTPAEILDEIAALDAESAEVLGNIRALL; translated from the coding sequence ATGTTCGAGCAAGCCTTCCGAAACATCGACGACGTCCTCCGCAAGGAGGCCGGCTGCACCACCGAGCTCGACTACACCGAGCAGACCTCCTGGCTCCTCTTCCTCAAATACCTCGACGGCCTCGAGCGCGACCGCGCCGACCAGGCCGCGCTCGATGGCAAAGCCCACGCCCCCATCCTCGAGGAGGCCTACCGCTGGGAGGCCTGGGCCGCGCCGAAAGGGGCGGACGGGAAGATCGACCACCATGCCCTGCGCGTGGGCGACGACCTCGTCGAGTTCGTGGACCGGCAGCTCTTCCCGTATCTCCACGGCTTCAAGCAGCGCGCCACCGGGCCGAACACCATCGAATACAAGATCGGCGAGATCTTCGGCGAAATTAAGAACAAGGTCCGCAGCGGCTACAACCTGCGCGAGATCATCGACGCCATCGACGCCCTCCGCTTCCGCTCCCAGGCCGAGAAGCACGAGCTGAGCGCCCTCTACGAGGAAAAGATCAAGCGCATGGGCAACGCCGGGCGCAACGGCGGCGAATACTACACCCCGCGCCCGCTCATCCGCGCCATGATCGCCGTCACCGCCCCGCGGATCGGCCAGCGCATCTACGACGGCGCGTGCGGCTCCGCCGGCTTCCTCTGCGAGGCATTCGATTACCTGCGCCAGGGCCAGCTCTCCGTCGCGGACTTCCAGACGCTCCAGACCCGCACCCTCTACGGCAAGGAGAAGAAGTCGCTCGCCTACGTGATCGCGATCATGAACCTCATCCTGCACGGGATCGAGGCGCCGAACATCATCCACACGAACACCCTCTCCGAGAACCTCGCCGACATTCAGGAGAAGGACCGCTACGACATTGTGCTCGCAAACCCGCCCTTCGGCGGCAAGGAGCGCCCCGAGGTGCAGCAGAATTTCCCCATCCGCACCGGCGAGACGGCGTTCCTCTTCCTCCAGCACTTCATCAAGATTTTGAAGGCCGGCGGCCGCGGCGCCATCGTCATCAAGAACACCTTCCTGTCGAACACCGACAACGCCTCCGTGAGCCTGCGGAAGCTCCTGCTCGAGAGCTGCGACCTGCACACCGTGCTCGACTGCCCCGGCGGCACCTTCCAGGGCGCGGGCGTGAAGACCGTGGTGCTGTTTTTCGAAAAAGGCCGTGCGACGCGACGCGTCTGGTATTACCAGCTCGACCCCGGCCGCAACCTCGGCAAGACGAACCCGCTCAACGACGCCGACCTGGCGGACTTCGTCGAGCTGCAGAAGACCTTCGCCGACTCGCCGAAGAGCTGGAGCGTGGACGCCGCCGGCCTCGACCGCGCGACATGGGACCTGAGCGTGAAGAACCCGAACGCCGCCGAGGAAATCGCCCACCGCACCCCGGCGGAGATTCTCGACGAGATCGCCGCCCTCGACGCCGAAAGCGCCGAAGTGCTCGGGAACATCAGGGCTCTGCTGTGA
- the gmk gene encoding guanylate kinase: MSNSSPEFSRTGILFVLSAPSGAGKTTLTTSLRHKPDFVYAVSCTTRAPRAGEVHGEDYFFLTEEDFKARVAAGEFLEHAEVHGRYYGTLKQTVIEHLSAGVDVLIDIDTQGAVNIRACDDPFIQAALADVFIMPPSLEELRRRLKKRGTETDEQIEVRIRNAATEMKSWRDYRYTLISGSMEEDIEKFRAVMRAERYLSRRLIHHPTA; the protein is encoded by the coding sequence ATGTCGAATAGCTCTCCCGAATTCAGCCGCACCGGCATCCTCTTCGTTCTTTCCGCCCCCTCCGGCGCCGGCAAGACCACCCTCACCACCTCGCTGCGGCACAAGCCCGACTTCGTCTACGCCGTCTCATGCACCACCCGCGCCCCGCGCGCCGGCGAGGTGCACGGCGAGGATTATTTCTTTCTCACCGAGGAGGACTTCAAGGCCCGCGTCGCCGCCGGCGAATTCCTCGAGCACGCCGAGGTGCACGGCCGCTACTACGGCACGCTCAAGCAGACCGTCATCGAGCATCTCAGCGCGGGCGTCGACGTCCTCATCGACATCGACACGCAGGGCGCCGTGAACATCCGCGCCTGCGACGATCCCTTCATCCAGGCCGCGCTCGCCGATGTCTTCATCATGCCGCCGAGCCTCGAGGAACTCCGCCGCCGCCTGAAGAAACGCGGCACCGAGACCGACGAACAAATCGAGGTGCGCATCAGGAATGCCGCCACGGAAATGAAGAGCTGGCGCGATTATCGCTACACACTCATCAGCGGTTCCATGGAAGAGGACATCGAAAAATTTCGCGCCGTCATGCGCGCCGAGCGGTATCTCAGCCGCCGGCTGATCCATCATCCCACCGCATGA
- a CDS encoding carboxy terminal-processing peptidase has protein sequence MRLLASALVLVFLAGPAWSADLDKVAVSVARLLEQGHYSRQKLDDEVSAKLLDQYLQDLDPNKLFFTQGEVDALKAKYATTLDDAILGGNLDPARDIFGQYKQHVIDRVALNKALADKKYNFTTRETVALNRKDAPWPKSKAEAQELWRKRIEAELLQETLNKHAVDSPAKVVKRRQDQLLRNLNEMDDESIVSGFLGALARSYDPHSEYMSPSELANFEIEMKKSLDGVGAVLQSEDGYAKIKEIVPGGPADLDGHLKVNDRIAAVAQGNAPFEDVVDMKLDKVVEKIRGKRGTVVRLQVIPASASDPSKRAVIAIRRDEVKLKDQKASAEIIDLTRPNGRPLRLGWIELPSFYADLNRGSDDPDAVSTTKDVSMLLDRLKKEGIQGLVIDLRRDGGGSLEEAINLTGLFIPKGPVVQSKDSNGKVAVSYDKNALASYDGPLVVVTNRLSASASEIFAAALQDYGRAVIVGDERSFGKGTVQTMLDIGRFMPFFSLGSADAGALKLTINKFYRVLGGSTQLEGVKSNIVLPSLTDNPEFGEGSLPHPLPYDEVAPQRIDRNDLTPVIGQLQALSSQRVAADPEFRYISEDMARMRKRYDDNTVSLNLADRKRELSEDNARREARMKERAQRGAAIEAVAYEVTLDNVEKPTLDRVAFDRKKKGSLFEASDDDDGDSEADTKDVVIPDAIRNEALRINADMVDLLKSSKTASTQTGSRAVVTP, from the coding sequence ATGAGATTACTCGCGTCGGCACTGGTTTTGGTGTTTCTGGCCGGTCCGGCATGGTCGGCTGACCTGGACAAGGTTGCGGTTTCCGTGGCCCGTCTGCTCGAGCAGGGGCACTATTCCCGGCAAAAACTTGATGATGAGGTTTCGGCAAAGCTGCTCGATCAATACCTGCAGGACCTCGATCCGAATAAGCTGTTTTTCACGCAGGGTGAAGTCGATGCGCTGAAGGCCAAATACGCGACGACGCTCGACGACGCGATCCTTGGCGGAAATCTCGACCCGGCCCGCGATATCTTCGGTCAATACAAGCAGCACGTCATCGACCGGGTCGCCCTCAACAAGGCCCTGGCCGACAAGAAATACAATTTCACGACCAGGGAGACGGTTGCGCTGAACCGCAAGGATGCCCCGTGGCCGAAGAGCAAGGCCGAAGCGCAGGAACTCTGGCGCAAACGCATCGAGGCGGAGTTGCTGCAGGAAACGCTCAACAAGCATGCCGTGGACTCGCCGGCGAAGGTCGTGAAGCGGCGGCAGGATCAGCTCCTCCGGAATCTGAACGAGATGGACGACGAGAGCATTGTCTCCGGTTTCCTCGGCGCGCTGGCGCGCAGCTATGATCCGCATTCCGAATACATGAGTCCCTCCGAGCTCGCGAATTTCGAGATCGAGATGAAGAAGTCGCTCGACGGGGTGGGCGCCGTGCTCCAGAGCGAGGATGGCTATGCGAAGATCAAGGAGATCGTTCCGGGTGGGCCGGCCGATCTCGATGGGCACCTCAAGGTCAACGACCGCATTGCGGCCGTCGCGCAGGGCAATGCCCCGTTCGAAGACGTCGTCGACATGAAGCTCGACAAGGTCGTCGAAAAAATTCGCGGAAAGCGCGGAACGGTGGTCCGCCTGCAGGTCATTCCCGCCAGCGCGTCGGATCCCTCGAAACGCGCCGTGATTGCGATCCGTCGCGACGAGGTGAAGCTGAAGGACCAGAAGGCCAGCGCGGAGATTATCGACCTTACGCGGCCTAACGGCCGGCCGCTTCGCCTTGGCTGGATCGAGCTTCCGTCGTTTTATGCCGACCTCAACCGCGGCAGTGATGATCCCGATGCCGTCAGCACGACGAAGGATGTCTCGATGCTGCTCGATCGTCTGAAGAAGGAGGGCATCCAGGGCCTCGTGATCGATCTGCGCCGGGATGGCGGTGGCTCGCTCGAAGAGGCAATCAATCTCACCGGCCTGTTCATTCCGAAGGGGCCCGTTGTGCAGTCGAAGGACTCGAACGGCAAGGTCGCCGTCTCCTACGACAAGAACGCGCTTGCCTCCTACGACGGGCCGCTCGTGGTGGTGACGAATCGCCTGAGTGCCTCCGCCAGTGAAATTTTCGCCGCGGCGCTGCAGGACTATGGTCGCGCGGTCATTGTTGGCGACGAACGCAGCTTCGGCAAGGGCACCGTCCAGACGATGCTCGATATCGGCCGGTTCATGCCGTTTTTTAGTCTTGGTTCCGCCGACGCCGGCGCGCTCAAGCTCACGATCAACAAGTTCTACCGCGTGCTGGGCGGTTCCACGCAGCTCGAGGGCGTGAAGTCGAACATCGTGCTGCCGTCGCTCACGGATAATCCCGAGTTCGGAGAGGGTTCCCTGCCGCATCCGTTGCCCTACGATGAAGTCGCGCCCCAGCGCATCGATCGCAATGACCTGACCCCGGTCATCGGCCAGTTGCAGGCGCTCTCCAGTCAGCGCGTCGCCGCGGATCCCGAGTTCCGCTACATTTCCGAGGACATGGCCCGCATGCGCAAGCGTTACGACGACAACACTGTTTCGCTGAATCTTGCGGACCGGAAGCGGGAACTGTCCGAGGACAACGCTCGCCGCGAGGCCCGCATGAAGGAACGCGCCCAGCGCGGCGCGGCGATCGAGGCCGTGGCCTACGAGGTGACGCTCGACAATGTCGAGAAGCCGACCCTCGATAGGGTGGCCTTCGACCGGAAGAAGAAGGGCTCGCTGTTCGAGGCGTCCGACGACGATGACGGGGACAGCGAGGCCGACACGAAGGATGTCGTCATTCCCGACGCGATCCGCAACGAGGCCCTCCGCATCAACGCAGACATGGTCGATCTCCTGAAATCGAGCAAGACGGCCTCCACCCAGACGGGTAGTCGCGCAGTCGTGACTCCCTGA
- a CDS encoding type II secretion system protein GspG — protein sequence MKPVPPSTSRGAFTLIEILVVIAIIAILASLILSVSGFVQEKAGISRAQVEIKALETALENYKQDNGTYPAGDGSESSSLVLLDELNRKPASGTSGGKIYMADLGKMIPPIPGNPSASYAEKVAAARQLVDPFGNPYHYEFPGKPERSGEAFFDLWSQGKKNSADENKWIKNW from the coding sequence ATGAAGCCGGTTCCCCCCAGCACCTCTCGCGGTGCGTTCACGCTCATCGAAATTCTCGTCGTCATCGCGATCATCGCGATCCTTGCCTCATTGATCCTCAGCGTCTCCGGATTCGTGCAGGAGAAAGCGGGCATCTCCCGGGCCCAGGTGGAAATCAAGGCGCTGGAAACTGCACTCGAGAACTACAAGCAAGACAACGGCACCTATCCCGCCGGAGACGGCTCTGAAAGTTCCTCCCTTGTGTTGCTCGACGAGCTGAACCGCAAACCGGCCAGTGGGACTTCGGGAGGCAAGATTTACATGGCCGACCTGGGAAAAATGATACCTCCCATCCCTGGAAATCCCAGCGCTTCCTACGCCGAGAAAGTCGCAGCCGCCAGGCAGCTGGTCGATCCCTTCGGCAATCCATATCACTATGAGTTTCCCGGGAAACCCGAGCGGAGTGGCGAGGCTTTCTTCGACCTCTGGTCGCAGGGGAAGAAAAACAGTGCCGACGAGAACAAGTGGATCAAGAACTGGTGA
- a CDS encoding MBL fold metallo-hydrolase: MIRFEEFCGGVLATNAFLLRGPSGNVLIDAPQGADAHFAGERIDLLLLTHGHFDHVADAAAIQRRHGCRLHYHPETVPMVSDPHFFRDWGFALDVEPIDLARGEILTATPDVELAGLNFAVLEVPGHCPGSLCFHLPAENVLFGGDVLFRGGIGRWDLPGGDHELLVTGIRDKILPLPDGTRVFPGHGPATTVGHERQTNAWLQ; the protein is encoded by the coding sequence ATGATTCGGTTCGAAGAATTTTGCGGCGGCGTCCTCGCGACGAACGCCTTCCTCCTCCGCGGCCCCTCCGGCAATGTCCTCATCGACGCCCCTCAGGGCGCCGACGCCCATTTCGCCGGAGAACGCATCGACCTGCTCCTGCTCACCCACGGCCATTTCGACCACGTCGCCGATGCGGCCGCGATCCAGCGCCGGCACGGCTGCCGCCTCCATTACCATCCGGAAACCGTTCCGATGGTCTCCGACCCGCATTTTTTCCGCGACTGGGGATTCGCCCTCGACGTCGAGCCGATCGATCTCGCCCGGGGCGAGATCCTCACCGCGACGCCCGACGTGGAGCTGGCCGGCCTGAACTTCGCCGTGCTCGAGGTGCCCGGCCATTGCCCCGGCAGCCTTTGCTTCCATCTTCCCGCGGAGAACGTCCTCTTCGGCGGTGATGTCCTTTTTCGCGGCGGCATCGGCCGGTGGGATCTCCCTGGCGGAGACCACGAATTACTCGTCACCGGCATTCGCGACAAGATCCTCCCCCTCCCCGACGGCACCCGCGTCTTCCCCGGCCACGGCCCGGCCACCACCGTAGGCCACGAACGCCAGACCAACGCGTGGCTGCAGTGA